From a single Spongiibacter taiwanensis genomic region:
- a CDS encoding TM2 domain-containing protein, with the protein MGNTHNKVVGYLLWVFGFMGAHRFYFGRPISGTIYFFTLGLFLIGWLVDLFLIPGMDAEADKRWTSGSTSYTVAWVLLTFLGIFGLHRFYLGKWLTGILYLLTGGVFLLGIIYDYWTLNRQVSDINTSLFRG; encoded by the coding sequence ATGGGTAACACACACAACAAGGTCGTGGGCTATTTACTGTGGGTATTTGGCTTTATGGGCGCCCATCGCTTTTACTTCGGGCGCCCCATTAGCGGGACGATTTACTTTTTTACGCTGGGTCTGTTTTTGATCGGCTGGCTGGTTGACCTGTTTCTGATACCCGGGATGGATGCTGAGGCCGACAAGCGCTGGACCTCGGGTAGCACCAGTTACACGGTGGCCTGGGTGTTACTCACCTTTCTCGGCATCTTCGGCCTGCACCGTTTCTATCTGGGTAAATGGCTCACAGGCATTCTCTACCTGCTCACAGGCGGGGTCTTTCTGCTGGGAATCATCTACGACTACTGGACCCTTAACCGTCAGGTGAGCGATATCAACACTAGTCTTTTCCGTGGTTAG
- the bcsG gene encoding cellulose biosynthesis protein BcsG → MEFKQLRDIKSWSIYFIVKLLLFVQGLLGFHLLANLGLVLILLLRLESNTFHRLRHASAVLLAAGLLYLDAQAVHGDSLLNGELLYSASLTTALISFVYYYSRRFIETSIFVLCGFLLVGLKQAGVPLWPGMNTQLAKQQVAVDAGKSLDETLQTTLDQFFKTAASRHHGYNPPAKPDFDIVFLSICSMAWRDLEVTGLDRHPLLERFDIYFDHFNSATSYSGPALIRLLRADCGQQPHESLFNTAGAGSGLARCEMFRNLSSLGFDEKLVMNHDGEFGGFLRQLRENGGIDAPLTAQQNLKVAQKSFDGTPIYDDGAALDHWLSQRSRAPDTPQLVLYNTVTLHDGNRLLNQKNVVGLEGYEFRARHLLDQLQVFIAKLEASQRKTLLVLIPEHGAGLQGDKMQLSGMREIPSPSITHIPVAVKLIGANRQGNEARVTADSSYFALSSLIQRITERDAFNSSGYSPAQLIDGLPTTQPVAQNEGSTVMRFKGIYHVSLDGGRRWSPYPGSR, encoded by the coding sequence ATGGAATTTAAGCAACTGCGAGATATCAAGAGCTGGAGCATTTACTTCATTGTAAAGCTGCTGCTGTTCGTCCAGGGCCTGCTCGGCTTTCACCTGCTCGCCAATCTTGGTCTGGTGCTGATCCTACTGCTGCGCCTGGAATCCAATACCTTCCATCGGCTTCGCCATGCCAGTGCGGTGCTGCTCGCAGCAGGTCTGCTGTATCTTGACGCCCAGGCCGTCCATGGCGACAGCCTGCTCAACGGCGAGCTCCTTTACTCGGCCAGCCTGACCACTGCCCTGATCAGTTTTGTGTACTACTACAGCCGCCGTTTTATCGAGACCAGCATCTTCGTGTTGTGTGGCTTTTTGTTGGTCGGCCTTAAACAAGCCGGGGTCCCATTATGGCCAGGCATGAACACCCAGCTGGCAAAACAGCAAGTGGCCGTCGATGCTGGGAAAAGTCTCGACGAAACATTGCAAACCACCCTGGACCAGTTTTTTAAAACCGCCGCCAGCCGCCACCATGGATACAATCCGCCCGCCAAGCCAGACTTTGATATTGTATTTCTCAGTATCTGCTCAATGGCCTGGCGCGACCTGGAAGTGACCGGCCTAGACCGCCACCCGCTGCTCGAACGCTTCGACATTTATTTTGATCATTTCAATTCAGCTACCTCTTACAGCGGCCCGGCGCTTATCCGCCTGCTGCGTGCCGACTGCGGGCAGCAGCCCCACGAGTCGCTGTTCAATACCGCCGGCGCGGGAAGCGGTCTGGCCCGCTGCGAGATGTTTCGCAATCTGAGCAGTCTGGGCTTTGACGAGAAGCTGGTCATGAATCACGACGGTGAGTTCGGCGGCTTTCTGCGCCAGCTGCGAGAAAATGGCGGCATTGATGCCCCGTTGACTGCCCAGCAAAATTTGAAGGTGGCGCAAAAGTCCTTTGACGGCACGCCAATCTATGACGATGGCGCCGCGCTGGACCACTGGCTGTCTCAACGCAGTCGCGCGCCCGACACGCCCCAATTGGTGCTCTACAACACCGTTACCCTCCACGACGGCAACCGCTTGTTAAATCAGAAGAACGTCGTCGGTTTAGAAGGTTATGAGTTCCGCGCCCGTCATCTGCTCGATCAACTGCAAGTGTTTATCGCCAAGCTCGAGGCAAGCCAACGCAAGACGCTGTTGGTATTGATTCCCGAACACGGCGCGGGGCTCCAGGGCGATAAAATGCAGCTCTCCGGGATGCGCGAAATCCCCTCCCCCTCCATCACCCACATTCCGGTGGCGGTGAAACTTATCGGCGCCAATCGCCAGGGTAACGAGGCGCGCGTGACGGCCGACAGCAGCTATTTTGCCCTGTCGTCTCTCATTCAGCGGATTACTGAGCGTGACGCGTTTAACAGCAGCGGCTATTCGCCAGCCCAGTTAATTGATGGCCTGCCCACTACCCAGCCCGTAGCGCAAAATGAGGGCAGCACAGTGATGCGCTTCAAGGGCATTTACCATGTATCCCTCGATGGCGGTCGGCGCTGGTCTCCCTACCCGGGAAGCCGCTGA